A window of the Lagopus muta isolate bLagMut1 chromosome 1, bLagMut1 primary, whole genome shotgun sequence genome harbors these coding sequences:
- the TXN2 gene encoding thioredoxin, mitochondrial: MAQRLALRRLLALGRRPLPLGPRQLAPQGLSSRTFGGSAIRGSAFNVQDGGDFQERVVNSPKPVVVDFHAQWCGPCKILGPRLEKMVAKQEGKVVMAKVDIDDHTDLAIEYEVSAVPTVLAMKNGDVVDKFVGIKDEDQLEAFLKKLIGA; the protein is encoded by the exons ATGGCCCAGAGGCTGGCGCTGCGGCGGCTGCTGGCCCTGGGACGCAGGCCGCTGCCCCTTGGGCCCAGGCAGTTGGCCCCGCAGGGCTTATCCAGCCGGACCTTCGGCGGCTCGGCCATCCGCGGCAGCGCATTCAACGTGCAGGATGGAGGTGACTTCCAGGAGCGGGTGGTGAACAGCCCTAAGCCTGTGGTGGTGGATTTCCACGCGCA GTGGTGTGGTCCCTGCAAGATCCTAGGCCCCCGCTTAGAGAAGATGGTGGCCAAGCAGGAGGGGAAAGTGGTGATGGCCAAAGTGGACATCGATGATCACACAGACCTTGCGATTGAGTACGAG GTGTCGGCAGTGCCAACAGTGCTGGCGATGAAGAATGGAGATGTTGTGGATAAGTTTGTGGGGATAAAGGACGAGGATCAGCTGGAAGCATTCCTCAAGAAACTCATTGGAGCCTGA
- the FOXRED2 gene encoding FAD-dependent oxidoreductase domain-containing protein 2, giving the protein MARGLFPRLVLSALCAAGAAAFLYHDYCVLGAGPAGLQAAYFLQRAGRDYVVFERSHAPGSFFAIYPRHRKLISINKRHTGKSNSEFNLRHDWNSLLSHEPRLLFHRYSKQFFPHADAMVRYLEDFAAILGLRIQYDTAIVHVTLEKDPRAWNGHYFVLSDQNRQSYKCSCLLVATGTWVPNVVNFPGSEYVEGYETVSTNPEDFAGQTVLILGRGNSAFETAENILGVTNFIHMVSRSRVRLSWATHYVGDLRAINNGLLDTYQLKSLDGLLEGDLEDLAIVKDKKGKLHITLRFYLENRNTSAGIDGITLPQDELDNFATRAPYDRVIRCLGWKFDFSIYNRSLRMMPGRGNKSKYPQIKPNYESRGTRGLFVLGTASHSVDFRKSAGGFIHGFRYTTRAVHRLLENRHHGVPWPSAVYPITQLTNSIIKRVNEASGLYQMFSVLADIILLRENATVFEYLEEYPVGILAELETQTGRKAPAGLFVVVMEYGRNFSGDDKDVFYYNRAVGEAQHAWQSNFLHPVIYYYKRLPTEREMRLHPPDLPLPRPDAIHHIVEDFLTDWTAPNAHILPLRRFLENCLGTDLRNFFAESCFLFALTRQKLPPFCQQGYARMQGLIGNERLRRHAVDAGLLEDHAVMDFSGDKLPDSRQGSQDQLLKDHVIPLRPLHHFVHAKDEF; this is encoded by the exons ATGGCCCGCGGCCTCTTCCCGCGCCTCGTCCTCAGCGCCCTGTGTGCGGCTGGCGCTGCCGCCTTCCTTTACCACGACTACTGCGTGCTAGGAGCCGGCCCTGCCGGCCTGCAGGCCGCCTACTTCTTGCAGAGGGCCGGCCGCGACTACGTGGTGTTCGAGCGCAGCCACGCGCCCGGCAGCTTCTTCGCCATCTACCCCCGGCACCGCAAGCTGATCAGCATCAACAAGCGGCACACGGGCAAGTCCAACAGCGAGTTCAACCTGCGGCATGACTGGAACTCGCTCCTCAGCCACGAGCCCCGCCTGCTGTTCCACCGCTACTCGAAGCAGTTCTTCCCCCACGCCGACGCCATGGTGCGCTACCTGGAGGACTTCGCCGCCATCTTAGGGCTGCGCATCCAATACGACACCGCCATCGTTCACGTCACGTTGGAGAAGGATCCGCGGGCGTGGAACGGCCACTACTTTGTGTTGAGCGACCAGAATAGGCAGAGCTACAAGTGCAG CTGTCTGTTGGTTGCCACTGGTACGTGGGTCCCCAACGTGGTAAACTTCCCTGGCTCAGAGTATGTTGAGGGTTATGAGACGGTGTCTACCAACCCGGAGGATTTTGCCGGTCAAACCGTGCTGATCTTGGGCCGAGGGAACTCAGCCTTTGAGACGGCAGAGAACATTCTGGGTGTCACAAATTTCATCCACATGGTGAGCCGGTCCCGCGTGCGCCTCTCCTGGGCTACTCACTACGTCGGGGATCTGAG agcaATTAACAATGGTTTACTGGATACCTACCAGCTGAAATCTCTGGATGGACTTCTGGAAGGTGACCTGGAAGATCTAGCTATTGTCAAGGACAAAAAAGGGAAGCTGCACATCACACTTCGGTTCTACCTGGAGAACAGGAACACCAGCGCAGGCATCGATGGGATCACCCTCCCTCAGGATGAACTGGATAACTTTGCTACTCGCGCGCCATATGACCGTGTCATCCGCTGTCTGGGCTGGAAGTTTGACTTCTCTATCTACAACAG ATCCCTTAGAATGATGCCAGGAAGAgggaataaaagcaaatatcCTCAGATCAAACCCAATTACGAGTCCAGAGGCACTCGAGGGCTCTTTGTTCTTGGCACTGCTAGCCACTCTGTTGACTTCAGGAAATCTGCTGGGGGTTTCATCCATGGCTTCCGGTACACAA CTCGTGCAGTCCACCGCCTATTGGAAAACCGTCACCATGGTGTCCCCTGGCCATCCGCAGTCTACCCTATTACACAGCTGACCAATTCCATCATCAAGCGGGTGAACGAGGCCTCAGGCCTCTACCAGATGTTCAGTGTCCTGGCTGACATCATACTGCTGAGAGA GAATGCCACAGTGTTTGAATACCTGGAAGAATACCCAGTTGGAATCTTGGCTGAGCTGGAAACACAGACAGGGAGAAAAGCCCCTGCTGGGCTGTTTGTTGTCGTCATGGAGTACGGCAGGAACTTCTCAGGAGATGACAAGGATGTCTTCTACTACAACCGAGCTGTGGGAGAGGCACAACATGCCTGGCAATCCAACTTCTTGCACCCTGTTATTTACTACTACAAGCGCCTCCCTACAG AGCGTGAGATGAGACTTCATCCCCCAGATTTGCCTCTCCCCCGCCCGGATGCCATCCATCACATTGTGGAGGATTTTCTGACAGACTGGACAGCCCCAAACGCTCACATCCTGCCACTGAGGCGCTTCTTGGAGAACTGCCTCGGCACTGACCTGCGCAATTTCTTTGCAG AATCCTGTTTCCTCTTTGCCCTCACACGTCAGAAGCTGCCTCCCTTCTGTCAGCAGGGGTATGCAAGAATGCAGGGGCTTATTGGGAATGAGAGGCTCCGGCGTCACGCGGTGGATGCTGGCCTGCTGGAGGATCATGCTGTCATGGACTTCTCAGGTGACAAACTCCCTGACAGCCGCCAAGGGTCCCAAGACCAGTTGCTGAAAGATCATGTGATACCACTCCGTCCTCTGCACCATTTTGTTCATGCCAAGGATGAATTTTAG